A region of Sugiyamaella lignohabitans strain CBS 10342 chromosome A, complete sequence DNA encodes the following proteins:
- the MSS2 gene encoding Mss2p (Peripherally bound inner membrane protein of the mitochondrial matrix; involved in membrane insertion of C-terminus of Cox2p, interacts genetically and physically with Cox18p; GO_component: GO:0031314 - extrinsic component of mitochondrial inner membrane [Evidence IDA] [PMID 11604502]; GO_component: GO:0016020 - membrane [Evidence IEA]; GO_component: GO:0005743 - mitochondrial inner membrane [Evidence IEA,IEA]; GO_component: GO:0005759 - mitochondrial matrix [Evidence IDA] [PMID 11604502]; GO_component: GO:0005739 - mitochondrion [Evidence IEA]; GO_function: GO:0003674 - molecular_function [Evidence ND]; GO_process: GO:0032979 - protein insertion into mitochondrial membrane from inner side [Evidence IMP] [PMID 11604502]; GO_process: GO:0032979 - protein insertion into mitochondrial membrane from inner side [Evidence IGI,IPI] [PMID 11950926]; GO_process: GO:0032979 - protein insertion into mitochondrial membrane from inner side [Evidence IPI] [PMID 17452441]) — MRISGVLLAEFSLIPKRALRKYLFDFRVPLGYKTVVRVYQSCLDESDPNFLQPSKDVDQVPPYQLMTLKRILENYRKSSGVISKRAVDVENNLVDRASELGDYAAIALLCGRTLASSPGSDQQLTRSTSDTSATSATSSALSGATASTAGSSNITAATSATSSGTSATDSTTASSSGTTSATTPANNTDRTTSGIASSAASSAAPTLPDADSSNASVNADVSTGNGSNTPSNNGASSIVVKESSLPKDEITVEDRQHANLLLRQLMDKKFPLAFKIAGDLAYQRNQREKARQFYQLAIDNGIQSDNSLYVECLRNIGLICLMTKDQIDLVTARRYFDKAVASALDLNQVSDCHFYLGQILEKNQTASRYHLEKAASTGLRQAFAPLGFLLLNYFNKVELAQQWFELGSSIDDINCHTGLFDCLMKLGDYEGAARVLDKIRRDEKGDLVVQSRKKLIEQLEQHRQGPPPGGSGNRNDGADAGSERWSF; from the coding sequence ATGAGAATTTCGGGGGTTTTGCTTGCGGAATTCAGTTTGATTCCGAAAAGAGCTTTGAGGAAGTATTTGTTCGACTTTCGTGTGCCGCTGGGGTATAAAACCGTTGTCAGGGTGTACCAGTCGTGTTTGGATGAATCCGACCCCAACTTCTTGCAACCGTCCAAAGATGTCGACCAAGTCCCGCCATATCAGCTGATGACTTTGAAGAGAATTCTGGAAAACTATCGCAAGTCTTCGGGGGTTATTTCAAAACGGGCTGTGGATGTTGAAAACAATCTCGTGGATAGAGCGTCTGAGCTCGGTGACTACGCTGCTATCGCTCTTCTCTGTGGTCGTACTCTCGCTAGCAGCCCTGGTTCGGACCAGCAATTGACTCGTAGCACATCTGATACGTCTGCTACATCAGCTACCTCTTCTGCACTGTCTGGCGCTACTGCTTCTACTGCTGGATCTTCTAAtatcactgctgctacctcTGCTACGTCTAGTGGTACTTCTGCTACTGattctactactgctaGTAGTAGTGGAACTACCTCTGCTACTACTCCTGCTAATAATACTGATAGAACTACCTCTGGaattgcttcttcagctgcttcttcagctgctcctactcttcctgatgctgatagCAGCAATGCTAGTGTCAATGCCGATGTCAGTACTGGTAATGGAAGCAATACACCCTCGAACAATGGTGCTAGTTCCATTGTAGTTAAGGAGTCATCTCTACCAAAAGATGAGATCACTGTTGAGGATAGACAACACGCGAATTTGCTGCTACGACAGCTCATGGACAAAAAGTTCCCACTTGCATTCAAAATAGCTGGTGATCTGGCGTACCAGAGAAACCAGCGAGAAAAGGCCAGACAGTTTTATCAGTTGGCCATCGACAATGGCATTCAATCAGATAACTCGTTGTACGTCGAGTGTCTGAGAAATATTGGCTTGATCTGTTTAATGACGAAAGATCAGATCGATCTAGTAACAGCGCGTCGGTACTTTGATAAAGCAGTAGCCAGTGCTCTTGATCTCAATCAGGTGTCGGACTGCCATTTCTACCTGGGTCAGATTCTCGAGAAGAATCAAACTGCATCTCGATATCATTTAGAAAAGGCCGCTTCTACAGGACTACGACAAGCGTTTGCCCCACTGGGCTTTCTACTGCTCAATTACTTTAATAAAGTTGAGCTCGCTCAACAATGGTTTGAGCTCGGAAGTAGTATTGACGACATCAACTGCCATACTGGACTGTTTGACTGTCTGATGAAATTGGGTGATTATGAAGGAGCAGCACGTGTTCTTGATAAAATAAGACGCGATGAGAAAGGAGATCTGGTGGTGCAGTCGAGGAAGAAACTGATAGAGCAGCTTGAACAGCATCGCCAGGGTCCACCTCCCGGAGGATCAGGTAATAGAAATGAcggtgctgatgctggtagCGAGAGGTGGAGCTTTTAA